A stretch of Caldanaerobius polysaccharolyticus DSM 13641 DNA encodes these proteins:
- a CDS encoding FprA family A-type flavoprotein codes for MRAFEVKKGIYWVGVMDKDLLVFDIVFPLNSGTTYNSYLVKGEKIALIDTVKEPFFDEFYEKITSLVDPGKIDYIILNHTEPDHSGAFPRLLERVPEATVVGTRAAIKFASGIANREFKSMVVNQGDTIDLGGKTLEFIMAPFLHWPDTMFTYLKEDKVLFTCDAFGAHYCPEDKEGSMFNDTAGEYFNEFKYYYNSIMAPFKPKVLEAVDRIKGLDVEIIAPSHGPVLRKDPWMYVDKYREWSSDFSDLKDVVVVYASAYNYTSKIADAIVEGMQSEGGVDIKAYNILYSDKEEVLSQILKAKGVLFGSPTINGDAVKPIWDVLTSLNPIVCKGKYAAAFGSFGWSGEAVPMMEERLKQLKFHVVQPGIRVNFKPSSEDLNRCVEFGRQFVKEIVK; via the coding sequence ATGAGGGCATTTGAGGTAAAAAAAGGCATATACTGGGTAGGGGTTATGGACAAGGACCTCTTGGTTTTCGATATAGTTTTTCCTTTGAATAGCGGTACGACTTATAATTCGTACCTTGTCAAGGGAGAGAAGATTGCTTTAATAGATACCGTAAAGGAACCTTTTTTTGACGAATTCTATGAGAAGATCACTTCTTTAGTAGATCCTGGTAAAATCGATTACATAATACTGAATCATACAGAACCCGATCATTCCGGCGCATTCCCCAGGTTGCTGGAAAGAGTTCCTGAAGCCACGGTTGTGGGCACTCGGGCTGCTATTAAATTTGCCTCAGGTATTGCTAACAGGGAATTTAAGTCCATGGTGGTAAATCAGGGCGATACCATTGACCTAGGAGGCAAGACTTTGGAGTTTATCATGGCGCCTTTTTTGCATTGGCCTGATACCATGTTTACGTATTTAAAGGAGGATAAGGTCCTGTTTACGTGTGATGCCTTTGGCGCCCATTACTGCCCGGAAGACAAAGAAGGCAGCATGTTCAACGATACCGCAGGGGAATATTTCAATGAGTTTAAATACTATTATAACAGCATAATGGCGCCGTTTAAGCCCAAAGTTCTGGAGGCGGTGGACAGGATAAAAGGGCTGGATGTGGAAATTATAGCGCCAAGCCATGGGCCTGTTTTAAGAAAAGATCCGTGGATGTATGTGGACAAGTACCGGGAGTGGAGCAGCGATTTTAGCGATCTAAAAGATGTGGTGGTGGTGTACGCTTCGGCGTATAACTATACTTCTAAAATCGCCGACGCCATCGTAGAGGGGATGCAGAGCGAAGGTGGGGTGGACATAAAGGCGTACAACATATTGTATAGCGATAAAGAAGAAGTGCTCTCTCAAATACTCAAGGCGAAAGGAGTGCTGTTTGGGTCGCCTACGATAAATGGCGATGCGGTCAAGCCGATATGGGACGTGCTGACATCTTTGAATCCCATCGTATGCAAAGGCAAATATGCAGCCGCCTTCGGGTCTTTTGGTTGGAGCGGTGAGGCCGTTCCTATGATGGAGGAGAGGTTAAAGCAGCTCAAGTTCCATGTGGTACAGCCCGGGATCAGGGTTAATTTTAAGCCATCCTCTGAGGACTTGAACAGGTGCGTGGAATTTGGAAGGCAGTTTGTCAAAGAGATCGTTAAATGA
- a CDS encoding aspartate aminotransferase family protein: MVNYIELDQALALSRNSIKENYSEYINSSFVSMLSLLNFDKYFVKAQGMSVWDSDGNEYYDFLGGYGALNLGHNPPEVIEAIDKVKGMPNILQAAIANLPGVLAYNLAQITPGNLKRSFFCNSGAEAVEGALKLAKIASGKSKIVYCEGSFHGKSAGALSVTGREKYQKPFLPLVPNCESVPYGDLNVLEDKLKARDVAAFIVEPIQGEGGIIVPPEGYLKGVRELCTRYDAYMIADEVQTGFGRTGTMFACEREEVVPDIMCVAKSLGGGVMPVGAYITTDEIWKKAYGTMDRALLHTSTFGGNTWAMAAGIAAIKSIVDRDLPTRAQKMGNYLLERLNAIKEKHSLIKDVRGRGLMVGIEFNQPEGFINKLSGGLLGKLSYEYLGSLVAAQLQNDYHIITAYTLNNPNVIRLEPPLIVEEKHIDAVVDAIDGILEKNGSFLGITLKSTKTVIGSLFRK, encoded by the coding sequence ATCGTGAATTACATTGAACTGGATCAGGCATTGGCTTTAAGTAGGAACTCTATCAAAGAAAATTACAGTGAATACATAAATTCCAGCTTTGTGAGTATGCTGTCATTGCTAAATTTTGATAAGTACTTTGTAAAAGCTCAGGGGATGTCGGTATGGGATAGCGACGGCAACGAGTATTACGATTTTTTAGGTGGGTATGGCGCGTTAAACCTGGGACACAATCCCCCTGAGGTCATTGAGGCTATAGATAAGGTCAAGGGCATGCCCAATATCCTTCAGGCAGCTATAGCAAATCTACCCGGCGTACTGGCTTATAATTTAGCTCAGATTACGCCAGGTAATTTAAAGAGGTCGTTTTTTTGCAATAGCGGTGCTGAGGCGGTGGAAGGGGCATTGAAATTAGCTAAAATAGCCAGCGGCAAGAGCAAAATCGTATACTGTGAAGGCTCTTTCCACGGCAAATCAGCGGGGGCTTTATCTGTTACAGGCCGGGAGAAGTACCAGAAACCCTTTTTGCCTCTTGTGCCCAACTGCGAGAGCGTACCTTATGGCGATCTGAATGTACTGGAGGACAAGCTCAAAGCTAGGGATGTAGCTGCATTTATAGTAGAGCCTATACAGGGTGAGGGAGGTATAATCGTCCCACCGGAAGGGTATTTAAAAGGCGTAAGAGAACTTTGTACCAGGTACGATGCGTATATGATAGCCGATGAGGTTCAGACGGGTTTTGGCAGGACGGGTACCATGTTTGCCTGCGAAAGAGAGGAAGTGGTTCCCGATATAATGTGCGTGGCCAAATCCCTTGGTGGTGGTGTAATGCCCGTAGGAGCTTATATAACCACCGATGAGATATGGAAAAAGGCATATGGGACCATGGATAGAGCATTGCTGCACACATCTACATTTGGAGGGAATACATGGGCTATGGCTGCTGGCATCGCAGCGATAAAGTCTATAGTAGACAGGGATTTACCTACCCGGGCACAGAAGATGGGAAATTACCTGTTGGAGCGTCTGAATGCTATTAAAGAAAAGCATTCTCTGATCAAGGATGTAAGGGGCAGGGGATTGATGGTAGGTATAGAGTTTAATCAACCTGAGGGATTTATAAATAAGCTGTCAGGAGGGCTTTTAGGCAAGCTTTCTTATGAGTACCTGGGGTCTTTAGTGGCGGCGCAGCTTCAAAATGATTACCACATAATAACAGCTTATACGCTTAATAACCCCAATGTAATAAGGCTTGAGCCTCCGCTAATCGTGGAGGAAAAGCACATCGATGCGGTAGTGGATGCTATTGACGGTATACTGGAAAAAAATGGGTCATTTTTAGGTATTACGTTGAAGAGCACAAAGACCGTAATAGGCTCGTTGTTCAGGAAATAG
- a CDS encoding cyclase family protein, giving the protein MIVHDVSVPIFMGMHVFAGDPAPEIKRVKSIEENGANVSVISMGTHTGTHVDPPFHFVQSGNTVDELDLSLLMGEAKVFEVYGTLKIQPEHLKNLDIQKGDMVLFKTDNAKRWKQPQFQKEFTSLGLEGAQYLVEKGVKAVGIDYLSIEEYHGGGRVHRLLLGNGVVVVEGLYLNDVNPGKYKFICLPLKIKGGDGSPARAILIEE; this is encoded by the coding sequence ATGATCGTACACGATGTGTCTGTGCCCATTTTTATGGGAATGCACGTTTTTGCTGGCGATCCTGCGCCAGAGATTAAAAGGGTGAAATCTATAGAAGAAAATGGAGCTAACGTCTCTGTTATAAGCATGGGTACCCATACGGGCACCCATGTAGATCCGCCTTTTCACTTTGTCCAGAGTGGAAACACGGTAGATGAGCTAGACCTGTCTTTGCTGATGGGAGAAGCAAAGGTATTTGAAGTATACGGTACTCTTAAAATTCAGCCTGAGCACCTCAAAAATCTGGACATACAAAAAGGGGATATGGTGCTATTTAAAACCGATAACGCAAAGCGGTGGAAGCAGCCGCAATTTCAAAAGGAGTTTACGTCTTTAGGGCTGGAAGGGGCTCAGTACCTAGTGGAAAAAGGCGTAAAGGCAGTGGGTATCGATTACCTGTCCATTGAAGAGTACCATGGCGGAGGTCGCGTTCACAGGCTGTTGTTGGGAAATGGAGTGGTAGTGGTAGAGGGCCTTTACTTAAATGATGTAAATCCTGGAAAATATAAGTTTATATGCTTGCCTTTAAAGATAAAGGGTGGGGACGGTTCGCCTGCCAGGGCTATATTAATAGAGGAGTAG